A genomic segment from Agrobacterium vitis encodes:
- a CDS encoding L-lactate dehydrogenase: MKVGIVGAGMVGSASAYALTMLGIASEIVLVDYNTDLAQAQAEDISHAVPFVSATLVRAGHYDDFAGAGVVIISAGVSQKPGETRLELLGRNAEVFRQVVDQVLAAAPNAILLIASNPVDIMTDIATRLSGLAPQRVIGSGTILDTARFRSLLGRYLEISPQSVHAYVLGEHGDSEVLAWSNAMVGAVPLMSFAEQAGKPVTDTVRSEIDAGVRHAADKIIKGKGATYYGIGAGLARIVKAIASDQRDVLSVSSVTAELAGVTNVAASVPRVIGSSGILMDLVPDLDETERIALAKSARMLKDLALSVPC; the protein is encoded by the coding sequence ATGAAGGTCGGCATAGTGGGAGCGGGCATGGTGGGCAGTGCATCGGCCTATGCGTTAACAATGCTTGGCATCGCCTCGGAAATCGTGCTGGTTGATTATAATACGGATCTGGCCCAAGCCCAGGCCGAGGACATATCCCACGCCGTGCCATTCGTCTCTGCAACCCTTGTGCGGGCCGGACATTATGATGATTTCGCTGGAGCGGGGGTGGTTATCATCTCGGCAGGTGTCAGCCAGAAACCGGGTGAAACCCGGCTCGAGTTGCTTGGCCGCAATGCGGAAGTCTTCCGGCAGGTCGTGGACCAGGTTCTCGCAGCCGCACCGAATGCTATTTTGCTGATCGCTTCCAATCCTGTCGACATCATGACCGATATCGCGACCCGGCTCTCGGGCCTTGCGCCACAAAGAGTGATCGGCTCCGGCACCATACTCGACACCGCGCGGTTTCGCAGCTTGCTGGGGCGGTATCTGGAGATTTCGCCGCAATCGGTCCATGCCTATGTTCTGGGCGAGCATGGCGATAGCGAAGTGTTGGCCTGGTCGAATGCCATGGTTGGCGCCGTGCCATTGATGTCTTTTGCCGAACAGGCGGGCAAGCCGGTGACAGACACGGTTCGCAGTGAGATCGACGCGGGTGTGCGGCACGCCGCCGACAAGATTATCAAGGGAAAAGGTGCCACCTATTACGGTATCGGTGCCGGTCTGGCGCGGATCGTCAAGGCGATTGCCAGCGATCAGCGTGATGTGCTTTCCGTTTCCAGCGTCACTGCGGAGTTGGCTGGCGTCACCAATGTCGCGGCATCCGTTCCACGGGTGATTGGCTCAAGTGGAATTCTGATGGATCTTGTGCCTGATCTTGACGAAACAGAGCGGATTGCCTTGGCCAAGAGCGCGAGGATGCTGAAGGATCTCGCGTTGTCTGTGCCATGTTGA
- a CDS encoding F0F1 ATP synthase subunit epsilon, whose amino-acid sequence MADNFNFEFVSPERLLISEKVSEVVIPATEGEMTVMAHHAPTMTVIKPGVVTVKFASGKTGKYVIFGGFADITPERLTLLAESAVPVDELSRDTLMKRIELAKAELDDTENHEHRTKLEQFLNAMTHLNGILVPA is encoded by the coding sequence ATGGCTGACAATTTCAATTTCGAATTCGTTTCCCCCGAGCGGTTACTGATCTCGGAAAAGGTAAGCGAGGTTGTCATTCCGGCGACCGAAGGTGAGATGACCGTCATGGCCCACCATGCGCCGACGATGACTGTGATCAAGCCTGGTGTCGTAACGGTGAAGTTCGCTTCTGGAAAAACCGGAAAATATGTGATTTTCGGTGGATTTGCCGATATCACGCCGGAAAGACTGACCTTGTTGGCGGAAAGTGCCGTACCGGTCGATGAATTGAGCCGCGATACGCTGATGAAGCGGATCGAGTTGGCCAAGGCTGAGCTGGATGATACGGAAAATCACGAACATCGCACCAAGCTGGAACAGTTCTTGAACGCAATGACGCATCTGAATGGAATCCTGGTTCCAGCCTGA
- the atpD gene encoding F0F1 ATP synthase subunit beta, with amino-acid sequence MARAATQTSPAAGKVTQVIGAVVDVKFDGVLPPILNALETENGGHRLILEVAQHLGENVVRTIAMDSTEGLVRGQPVSDTGAPISVPVGDETLGRILNVIGEPVDELGPVTTTARRAIHQPAPEYVEQSTESQILVTGIKVVDLLAPYAKGGKIGLFGGAGVGKTVLIMELINNVAKAHGGYSVFAGVGERTREGNDLYHEMIESKVNVDPHENGGSAAGSKCALVYGQMNEPPGARARVALTGLTIAEDFRDKGQDVLFFVDNIFRFTQAGSEVSALLGRIPSAVGYQPTLATDMGALQERITTTNKGSITSVQAIYVPADDLTDPAPATSFAHLDATTVLNRSIAEKGIYPAVDPLDSTSRMLDPMVVGEEHYEVARKVQSTLQRYKSLQDIIAILGMDELSEDDKIAVARARKIERFLSQPFHVAEIFTGSPGKLVSLEDTIKGFKGLVNGDYDHMPEAAFYMVGSMDEAIEKAKKLAAVAA; translated from the coding sequence ATGGCTAGGGCAGCGACCCAGACATCTCCCGCAGCGGGCAAGGTGACCCAGGTCATCGGCGCCGTCGTCGATGTGAAATTCGACGGCGTCTTGCCGCCGATCCTGAATGCGTTGGAAACAGAAAACGGCGGCCATCGTCTGATTCTGGAAGTGGCGCAGCATCTCGGTGAAAATGTGGTGCGGACCATTGCCATGGACTCGACCGAAGGTCTGGTACGTGGTCAACCGGTTTCCGATACCGGCGCTCCGATCTCCGTGCCTGTCGGTGACGAAACGCTCGGACGTATTCTGAACGTCATCGGGGAACCGGTCGACGAACTTGGGCCGGTGACGACGACTGCTCGTCGCGCGATTCACCAGCCTGCTCCTGAGTATGTTGAGCAATCGACTGAATCTCAGATTTTGGTGACCGGCATCAAGGTTGTTGACCTTCTCGCTCCTTACGCCAAGGGCGGTAAGATCGGCCTGTTCGGCGGCGCGGGCGTTGGCAAGACCGTTTTGATCATGGAATTGATCAACAACGTTGCTAAGGCACACGGCGGCTACTCGGTGTTTGCTGGCGTGGGTGAACGTACCCGCGAAGGCAATGACCTGTACCATGAAATGATCGAATCCAAGGTGAACGTCGACCCGCATGAAAACGGTGGTTCTGCTGCTGGTTCCAAGTGCGCCCTCGTTTATGGCCAGATGAACGAGCCTCCAGGTGCGCGTGCGCGCGTGGCCTTGACCGGTCTGACCATCGCTGAAGACTTCCGCGACAAGGGCCAGGACGTTCTGTTCTTCGTGGACAACATCTTCCGCTTCACGCAGGCTGGGTCTGAAGTGTCGGCTCTTCTGGGTCGTATTCCTTCGGCGGTTGGTTATCAGCCAACGCTGGCAACCGACATGGGTGCTCTTCAGGAACGCATCACCACCACGAACAAGGGCTCGATTACCTCTGTTCAGGCCATTTACGTTCCCGCCGACGACTTGACCGACCCGGCTCCGGCAACGTCGTTTGCCCACTTGGATGCAACGACGGTTCTGAACCGCTCGATCGCTGAAAAGGGTATTTACCCGGCTGTTGACCCGCTCGACTCCACCTCGCGCATGCTCGACCCGATGGTTGTCGGTGAAGAACATTACGAAGTGGCCCGTAAGGTTCAGTCGACTCTGCAGCGCTACAAGTCGCTCCAGGACATCATCGCCATTCTTGGGATGGACGAACTGTCCGAAGACGACAAGATTGCGGTTGCCCGCGCCCGTAAGATCGAGCGCTTCCTGTCGCAGCCGTTCCACGTTGCCGAAATCTTCACCGGTTCGCCAGGCAAGCTGGTGTCGCTGGAAGACACGATCAAGGGCTTCAAGGGTCTGGTCAATGGCGACTACGACCATATGCCGGAAGCCGCCTTCTACATGGTCGGCTCAATGGACGAAGCCATTGAAAAGGCAAAGAAGCTGGCAGCTGTTGCTGCCTGA
- a CDS encoding F0F1 ATP synthase subunit gamma has translation MPSLKDLKNRIASVKATQKITKAMKMVAAAKLRRAQEAAEAARPYSQRMGAVLANIAQAVGSDDGVSTLMTGTGKDDVHLLVVCTAERGLCGGFNSQISRFARDHVRSLLAAGKTVKIYCVGKKGYDSLRREFGALIVERTEFREVKRVAFENADTVARKVISMFDKGEFDVCTLFYSEFKSVISQIPTARQLIPAAVGDAPAASSSAAAIYDYEPDAASILSDLIPRNIAVQIFRALLENAAGEMGAKMSAMDNATRNAGEMINKLTLSYNRQRQAKITTELIEIIAGAEAL, from the coding sequence ATGCCTTCACTAAAGGATCTGAAAAACCGGATCGCCTCCGTCAAGGCGACGCAGAAAATCACCAAAGCGATGAAAATGGTCGCTGCGGCTAAGTTGCGTCGTGCGCAGGAGGCGGCCGAGGCCGCCCGGCCGTATTCCCAGCGCATGGGCGCCGTTCTCGCCAATATCGCCCAGGCGGTTGGCAGTGATGACGGCGTGTCCACGCTGATGACGGGCACTGGCAAGGACGACGTGCATCTGCTCGTCGTCTGCACGGCCGAGCGTGGTCTTTGCGGCGGTTTCAATTCACAGATCTCGCGCTTTGCGCGTGATCATGTGCGCAGCTTGCTGGCAGCGGGTAAGACCGTGAAGATCTATTGCGTCGGCAAGAAGGGCTATGACAGTTTGCGCCGGGAATTCGGTGCATTGATCGTCGAGCGGACAGAGTTTCGCGAGGTCAAGCGCGTTGCGTTTGAAAATGCGGATACGGTTGCTCGCAAGGTGATCTCCATGTTCGACAAGGGCGAATTCGACGTCTGCACCTTGTTCTATTCGGAGTTCAAGTCGGTTATAAGCCAGATCCCGACAGCCCGTCAGTTGATTCCAGCGGCTGTTGGCGATGCTCCGGCAGCTTCCAGCAGCGCTGCCGCGATCTATGATTACGAACCGGATGCGGCTTCGATCTTGTCCGACCTGATCCCGCGCAACATTGCGGTGCAGATTTTCCGTGCGCTTCTTGAAAATGCCGCCGGTGAAATGGGCGCTAAAATGAGCGCTATGGACAATGCCACGCGCAACGCCGGTGAGATGATCAACAAGTTGACGCTGAGTTACAATCGCCAGCGGCAGGCCAAGATCACCACCGAACTCATCGAAATCATTGCAGGCGCCGAAGCGCTCTGA
- the atpA gene encoding F0F1 ATP synthase subunit alpha, translating into MDIRAAEISAILKNQIKNFGQDAEVSEVGQVLSVGDGIARVYGLDNVQAGEMVEFPGGIRGMALNLESDNVGVVIFGSDRDIKEGDTVKRTGAIVEVPVGPELLGRVVDALGNPIDGKGPINSAIRSRVDVKAPGIIPRKGVHEPMSTGIKAIDALIPVGRGQRELVIGDRQTGKTAIILDTFLNQKPAHDAGGDDKMFCVYVAIGQKRSTVAQFVKVLEERGALKYSIIIAATASDPAPMQYLAPFAGCTMGEYFRDKGQHALIAYDDLSKQAVAYRQMSLLLRRPPGREAYPGDVFYLHSRLLERAAKLSDERGAGSLTALPVIETQGNDVSAFIPTNVISITDGQIFLETDLFYQGIRPAVNVGLSVSRVGSAAQIKAMKQVAGSIKGELAQYREMAAFAQFGSDLDAATQRLLNRGARLTELLKQPQFSPLKVEEQVVVIFAGVNGYLDKLAVSDVGRFEHGVLSYLRTEGKDILDAIRTEKAISDDVKGKLKTALDTFAKSFA; encoded by the coding sequence ATGGATATCCGCGCCGCGGAAATTTCCGCAATTCTGAAAAATCAAATCAAGAACTTTGGCCAGGACGCTGAAGTTTCCGAAGTCGGCCAGGTTCTGTCCGTCGGTGACGGTATTGCCCGCGTCTACGGTCTGGACAATGTTCAGGCCGGTGAAATGGTCGAGTTTCCCGGTGGTATCCGGGGTATGGCGCTGAACCTCGAATCCGACAATGTCGGCGTGGTTATCTTCGGCTCCGACCGCGACATCAAGGAAGGCGACACCGTTAAGCGGACCGGCGCCATCGTTGAAGTTCCTGTTGGTCCTGAGCTGCTGGGTCGCGTTGTTGACGCTCTCGGCAATCCGATTGACGGCAAAGGTCCGATCAACTCGGCAATCCGTTCGCGCGTTGACGTCAAGGCTCCTGGTATTATTCCGCGCAAGGGCGTTCATGAGCCGATGTCGACAGGCATCAAGGCTATCGATGCTCTGATCCCGGTTGGTCGCGGCCAGCGCGAGTTGGTCATTGGCGACCGTCAGACCGGCAAGACCGCCATCATTCTCGACACCTTCCTCAATCAGAAGCCTGCACATGATGCTGGTGGCGATGACAAGATGTTCTGCGTTTACGTGGCTATCGGCCAGAAGCGCTCCACCGTCGCCCAGTTCGTCAAGGTTCTGGAAGAGCGTGGCGCTCTGAAATACTCCATCATCATCGCGGCAACCGCTTCTGATCCTGCTCCTATGCAGTATCTGGCTCCGTTCGCTGGCTGCACGATGGGCGAATATTTCCGCGATAAGGGCCAGCACGCCCTGATCGCTTACGACGACTTGTCCAAGCAGGCTGTTGCTTACCGTCAGATGTCGCTGTTGCTGCGTCGTCCTCCGGGCCGCGAAGCTTATCCTGGTGACGTTTTCTATCTGCATTCGCGTCTGCTTGAGCGTGCTGCCAAGCTCTCCGACGAGCGTGGCGCTGGTTCGCTCACCGCTCTGCCGGTGATTGAAACCCAGGGCAACGACGTGTCGGCCTTCATTCCGACCAACGTGATCTCGATCACCGACGGCCAGATCTTCCTTGAAACCGACCTGTTCTATCAAGGCATTCGTCCCGCTGTGAACGTTGGTTTGTCGGTTTCGCGTGTTGGTTCTGCCGCTCAGATCAAGGCCATGAAGCAGGTTGCTGGCTCGATCAAGGGTGAGCTTGCCCAGTATCGTGAAATGGCCGCCTTCGCCCAGTTCGGTTCCGACCTTGATGCTGCCACGCAGCGCTTGCTGAACCGTGGTGCGCGCCTCACCGAACTTTTGAAGCAGCCGCAATTTTCCCCGTTGAAGGTGGAGGAGCAGGTTGTTGTGATTTTCGCTGGTGTCAACGGATATCTCGATAAGCTTGCCGTCAGTGATGTCGGTCGGTTTGAGCATGGCGTGCTTTCCTATCTCCGGACAGAAGGCAAGGACATTCTCGATGCAATCCGCACGGAGAAGGCTATCAGCGACGACGTCAAGGGCAAGCTCAAGACTGCTCTCGATACGTTCGCAAAGTCTTTCGCCTAA
- a CDS encoding F0F1 ATP synthase subunit delta, producing MPVADTSQPMSGQPVSAVAERYASSLFELAREADSVDAVAGDLNRFQAMIDESVDLQRLVTSPAFTSEQQASAIAALCDKAEIGGLVGNFLKLVTANRRLFAVPGMIAAFRIIAARHRGELAADVTSAHALTPAQETELKEALKSATGKTVTMFVTVDPSLLGGLIVKIGSRQIDTSLRTKLSTLKLALKEVG from the coding sequence GTGCCCGTGGCAGACACATCCCAGCCTATGTCCGGTCAGCCGGTTTCCGCAGTTGCAGAGCGCTATGCGTCGTCGCTTTTCGAGCTGGCGCGCGAGGCGGATTCTGTGGATGCGGTGGCTGGTGATCTCAATCGTTTCCAGGCGATGATCGACGAGAGCGTTGATCTGCAGCGGCTGGTGACCAGCCCGGCCTTCACCAGCGAGCAGCAGGCTTCTGCCATCGCAGCTCTGTGTGACAAGGCTGAAATTGGCGGCCTCGTCGGCAATTTCCTGAAGCTCGTTACAGCCAATCGTCGCCTGTTTGCCGTTCCCGGCATGATCGCAGCCTTCCGCATTATCGCGGCGCGCCACCGTGGCGAACTGGCTGCTGATGTGACCTCTGCTCATGCGCTGACCCCGGCGCAGGAAACCGAACTGAAGGAGGCGCTGAAGAGCGCGACCGGAAAGACCGTTACGATGTTCGTGACTGTCGATCCGTCTCTCCTGGGTGGTCTGATCGTCAAGATCGGCTCCCGTCAGATAGACACGTCTCTTCGCACCAAACTTTCCACCCTTAAGCTTGCACTGAAAGAGGTTGGCTGA
- a CDS encoding DUF4345 domain-containing protein has product MEFYFPTETGEQLAFASAALFALLGLFIMFAPGITLRGLGLSGWEGRREGLAALRLGGGMMTGLGASAVMLAQPMLYLAYGITLGVGLFGLILSILSDHGGARGATWRNFLLIIAVTVLGILPFIYVFGLV; this is encoded by the coding sequence ATGGAATTCTATTTTCCGACCGAAACCGGCGAGCAACTGGCCTTTGCCAGCGCCGCGCTCTTTGCCCTTCTGGGCCTGTTCATCATGTTTGCCCCGGGCATCACCCTTCGGGGGCTCGGCTTGAGCGGGTGGGAGGGCCGCCGGGAAGGGTTGGCCGCGCTACGTCTGGGTGGCGGCATGATGACCGGCCTTGGCGCAAGCGCCGTGATGCTGGCCCAGCCAATGCTCTATCTGGCCTATGGGATCACTCTGGGGGTCGGGCTGTTTGGTTTGATTTTGTCGATCCTGTCGGACCATGGGGGAGCTCGCGGAGCGACCTGGCGCAATTTTCTACTTATAATTGCCGTTACTGTTTTAGGCATTTTGCCTTTCATCTACGTCTTTGGCCTAGTGTGA
- a CDS encoding primosomal protein N', with protein sequence MSTESSDLFGPRAKAGPARRAVPVLVPLPAPGPYSYAVPDEMMLTPGAIVQVPLGPRKVVGVVWDGDDDGAKVDPAKLRSIEKLFDCPPLDAGMRRFIDWVAAYTLSPPGLVARMALRAPAAFDPDPMIEGLRYSGHAPEKLTPARRKVLELAEDGLSWTKSGLAHAAGVSTSVVDGMAKLGLFETVFLPPPPLVALPDSDYAAHRLSGPQLGAAEVLVESVRDGGFSVALIDGVTGSGKTEVYFEAIAETLRQGRQVLILLPEIALTTAFLERFQDRFGAKPGEWHSDLATRTREKVWRQTATGDIRVVAGARSALFLPFADLGLIIVDEEHDPAFKQEDRVFYNARDMAVVRARIAGIPAVLVSATPSVESQVNSYSGRYKRIHLPTRFADAAMPDLHLVDMRRHPPERGGFLSPLMLRAIGKTVEKQQQALLFLNRRGYAPLTLCRVCGHRFQCPQCSSWLVEHRFRGQIQCHQCGYAEPTPNACPECGTLDHLVACGPGVERIAEEVERHFPDARTLVLSSDLGGVKRLRLELEAIAKGEADIVIGTQLVAKGHNFPLMTLVGIVDADIGLANGDPRAAERTFQLLSQVTGRAGRTGLKSHGLLQTYQPQHPVMQAIVSGDADAFYEREITERERAVLPPYGRLVSIIVSADNRADAETHARQLRQAAPAVSGIAILGPAEAPLALIRGRHRFRLLIHGRKASDMQAFVAAMLSNGPKERRSIQVQVDVDPQSFL encoded by the coding sequence ATGAGCACCGAATCGTCAGATCTGTTTGGTCCGCGCGCCAAGGCCGGTCCTGCCCGCCGCGCCGTCCCCGTCCTGGTGCCCTTGCCGGCGCCGGGGCCTTACAGTTACGCCGTTCCCGATGAGATGATGCTGACGCCTGGCGCCATCGTGCAGGTGCCGCTTGGGCCGCGCAAAGTGGTTGGCGTTGTCTGGGACGGCGACGATGATGGGGCCAAGGTTGATCCCGCCAAATTGCGTAGTATTGAGAAACTGTTCGATTGCCCTCCGTTGGATGCGGGCATGCGCCGGTTCATCGACTGGGTGGCGGCCTATACTCTTTCTCCACCCGGATTGGTGGCTCGCATGGCTTTGCGCGCGCCTGCCGCCTTCGATCCTGACCCGATGATCGAAGGTTTACGCTACAGCGGTCATGCCCCGGAAAAACTGACCCCGGCTCGCAGGAAAGTGCTGGAATTGGCTGAGGATGGGCTTTCCTGGACCAAGAGCGGGCTTGCTCATGCGGCAGGGGTCTCGACCTCGGTTGTTGATGGCATGGCAAAGCTCGGCCTGTTTGAAACCGTATTTCTGCCGCCTCCACCGCTGGTGGCGCTGCCGGACTCGGATTACGCCGCCCATCGTCTTTCCGGTCCGCAACTGGGTGCAGCTGAGGTGTTGGTGGAAAGTGTTCGGGACGGCGGGTTTTCGGTGGCATTGATTGATGGCGTCACAGGGTCCGGCAAGACGGAAGTCTATTTCGAAGCAATTGCCGAAACCCTGCGTCAGGGCCGCCAGGTGCTGATCCTTTTGCCGGAAATCGCCCTGACCACGGCGTTTCTGGAAAGATTTCAGGACCGGTTTGGCGCCAAGCCCGGCGAATGGCATTCCGATCTTGCCACCCGGACCCGTGAAAAAGTCTGGCGTCAGACAGCGACAGGCGACATCCGGGTGGTGGCCGGTGCGCGTTCGGCGCTGTTTCTGCCCTTTGCCGATCTGGGGCTGATCATTGTCGATGAAGAGCATGATCCGGCCTTCAAGCAGGAAGACAGGGTGTTTTATAATGCCCGCGACATGGCGGTGGTGCGGGCGCGGATTGCTGGCATTCCCGCCGTGCTGGTCTCGGCCACGCCATCCGTCGAAAGCCAGGTCAACAGTTATAGCGGTCGCTACAAGCGTATTCACCTGCCAACCCGTTTTGCCGATGCGGCGATGCCGGATCTGCATCTTGTCGATATGCGCCGCCATCCGCCGGAAAGGGGCGGGTTTCTTTCGCCTCTCATGCTGCGGGCCATCGGCAAGACGGTGGAAAAACAGCAGCAGGCGCTGTTGTTTCTCAATCGGCGGGGCTATGCGCCGCTCACGCTGTGCCGGGTCTGCGGCCACCGTTTCCAATGTCCGCAATGTTCCAGCTGGCTGGTGGAGCACCGGTTTCGCGGCCAGATTCAATGCCATCAATGCGGTTATGCCGAGCCGACGCCCAATGCCTGCCCCGAATGCGGGACGCTGGACCATCTCGTTGCCTGCGGGCCGGGGGTGGAGCGGATTGCCGAGGAGGTGGAACGGCACTTCCCAGACGCGCGCACTCTGGTCTTGTCGTCGGATCTCGGCGGCGTCAAGCGGCTCAGACTGGAACTGGAAGCCATTGCCAAGGGCGAAGCGGATATTGTCATCGGCACGCAATTGGTGGCCAAGGGGCATAATTTCCCGCTGATGACGCTTGTCGGCATCGTCGATGCCGATATCGGTCTTGCCAATGGCGATCCACGCGCCGCTGAGCGAACCTTCCAATTGCTCAGTCAGGTGACGGGTCGGGCGGGGCGCACCGGCTTGAAAAGCCATGGACTTTTGCAGACCTATCAACCGCAGCATCCGGTGATGCAAGCCATCGTCTCCGGCGATGCCGATGCCTTTTATGAGCGGGAAATTACCGAGCGGGAGCGGGCGGTGCTGCCGCCTTACGGGCGGCTTGTCTCGATCATCGTGTCGGCGGACAACAGGGCGGATGCCGAAACACATGCCCGGCAATTGCGCCAGGCCGCCCCTGCCGTCAGCGGCATCGCCATTCTGGGGCCAGCCGAGGCACCGCTGGCGTTGATCCGTGGCCGCCATCGTTTCCGCCTGCTCATTCATGGCCGCAAAGCCAGCGACATGCAGGCTTTTGTCGCTGCGATGCTGAGCAACGGCCCGAAAGAGCGTCGCTCCATCCAGGTGCAAGTGGATGTCGATCCGCAGAGCTTTCTTTGA
- a CDS encoding methyl-accepting chemotaxis protein: MAKETNMQFKSIQMKIAVLAGLCVLSATAGLVGYGIVSAGQTRDFVGDNVTKLTEAKTREALSTLASTQSGIIRSSLDGAFDAARNLARSFEVVAGDKVHGTAVELRRGQLNAMLLNLLKDNPRFNGTYSAWEPNALDGNDSQFRDRRDLGSDSTGRFLPYWTRDAAGKIAIQPLVEYDSAELHPNGVMKGGWYIGPQQGGGESILDPLPYIVQGKNVFLATMSVPIMIDGKFRGVAGADFDLGFVQKLAEEVRASIYGGKAGVKIVSYKGLVVADSEHPDTIGQRFDKTIPALSSLLPMIQAGKADVLADADQFQAFSPIAIGRTKTPWSVIVSVPRPVAMAEAISLDQALTQRGGSDIIFQAIVALIIAAGGIGAMWFVALSIAKPIRAMTASMGQLAGGETDITIPGAGRADEIGAMADAVGVFRDNAVANRQLEQDAAASRQTTETERRRTAEVDRLRAEAMAQATSGLADGLKHLANADLTFRLDQPFAPEFESLRADFNAAITQLREAMIAVTQASQSIDNGSLEISGSSDELSKRTEQQAASLEETAAALDQITANVGNSSKRAEEARTVAVEANSSATSSGRVVADAVNAMQRIEQSSNQIANIIGVIDEIAFQTNLLALNAGVEAARAGEAGKGFAVVAQEVRELAQRSAQAAREIKELIRNSTVEVDRGVELVRNTGESLKTIVDYIVTINRHMDAIALSAREQSVGLSEVNTAVNQMDQVTQKNAAMVEETNAASAALASEATVLLDLVRRFNLHPAHGATGSQPSTGLRRVG, translated from the coding sequence GCATTATCCGGTCATCGCTGGATGGCGCTTTCGATGCCGCACGGAACCTGGCACGCAGTTTTGAGGTCGTTGCAGGCGACAAGGTCCATGGTACGGCGGTGGAGCTGAGGCGCGGGCAACTTAACGCCATGTTGCTGAACCTGCTCAAGGATAATCCACGTTTCAACGGCACCTATAGCGCCTGGGAGCCGAACGCGCTCGATGGCAATGACAGCCAGTTCCGCGACCGCCGCGATCTGGGGTCCGATTCGACGGGGCGCTTCCTGCCCTATTGGACCCGGGATGCGGCGGGCAAGATCGCCATTCAGCCGCTTGTCGAATATGACAGTGCGGAATTGCATCCGAATGGAGTGATGAAGGGCGGCTGGTATATCGGCCCGCAGCAAGGAGGGGGCGAGAGCATTCTCGATCCATTGCCCTATATCGTTCAGGGCAAGAACGTGTTTCTTGCCACCATGTCTGTGCCGATCATGATTGATGGCAAGTTTCGAGGTGTCGCCGGGGCCGATTTCGATCTCGGCTTCGTGCAGAAGCTGGCAGAGGAGGTGCGCGCCTCAATCTACGGCGGCAAGGCCGGCGTTAAGATCGTCAGTTACAAGGGGCTGGTGGTCGCCGATAGCGAGCATCCCGATACAATCGGGCAGCGTTTTGACAAGACGATACCAGCGCTCTCCAGCCTTCTGCCGATGATTCAGGCTGGCAAGGCCGACGTTCTTGCCGATGCCGATCAGTTTCAGGCATTTTCCCCAATCGCCATCGGGCGTACCAAGACACCATGGTCGGTGATCGTGTCTGTGCCCAGGCCGGTGGCGATGGCCGAGGCAATCAGCCTGGACCAGGCGCTGACCCAGCGCGGCGGCAGCGATATCATCTTCCAGGCTATCGTCGCCCTTATCATCGCGGCCGGCGGTATCGGCGCCATGTGGTTCGTGGCGCTCAGCATTGCCAAGCCCATCCGGGCCATGACGGCCAGCATGGGCCAGCTTGCCGGTGGCGAGACGGATATCACCATTCCTGGCGCGGGCAGGGCCGATGAAATCGGTGCTATGGCCGATGCGGTCGGCGTGTTCCGTGACAATGCCGTCGCTAACCGCCAGTTGGAGCAGGATGCGGCCGCCAGCCGCCAGACGACGGAAACCGAACGCCGCCGCACCGCAGAAGTCGACAGATTGCGGGCCGAAGCGATGGCCCAGGCCACGTCCGGCCTTGCCGATGGCCTCAAGCATCTTGCCAATGCCGATCTGACGTTCCGGCTGGACCAGCCCTTCGCGCCAGAATTCGAAAGCCTGCGGGCCGATTTCAACGCGGCCATCACCCAGTTGCGCGAGGCGATGATCGCCGTGACCCAGGCCTCGCAATCGATTGACAATGGCTCACTGGAAATCAGCGGTAGTTCCGATGAACTGTCGAAGCGCACGGAACAACAGGCGGCATCGCTGGAAGAGACGGCGGCGGCCCTCGACCAGATCACCGCCAATGTCGGCAATTCTTCCAAGCGTGCCGAAGAAGCCAGAACAGTCGCCGTCGAGGCCAATAGCAGTGCGACCAGCTCGGGCCGTGTTGTGGCGGATGCGGTCAATGCCATGCAGCGCATCGAACAATCGTCCAACCAGATCGCCAATATTATCGGGGTGATCGATGAGATTGCTTTCCAGACCAATCTTCTGGCGCTGAACGCTGGCGTGGAAGCGGCGCGGGCGGGCGAGGCTGGCAAGGGTTTTGCCGTCGTCGCTCAGGAAGTCCGCGAGCTTGCCCAGCGCTCTGCCCAGGCGGCCCGCGAAATCAAGGAACTGATCCGCAATTCGACGGTCGAAGTGGACAGAGGCGTGGAACTGGTGCGCAATACCGGCGAATCACTAAAGACCATTGTGGATTATATCGTGACGATCAATCGGCATATGGATGCCATTGCTCTGTCCGCACGCGAACAGTCCGTCGGTCTGTCCGAAGTCAACACCGCTGTAAACCAGATGGACCAGGTAACCCAGAAAAATGCCGCCATGGTCGAGGAAACCAATGCGGCGAGTGCGGCGCTGGCCTCCGAGGCAACGGTTCTGCTTGATCTGGTCCGGCGGTTTAATCTTCATCCCGCCCATGGAGCCACCGGTTCCCAGCCATCGACCGGTTTGCGGCGGGTGGGGTGA